One Citrobacter amalonaticus genomic window carries:
- a CDS encoding DASS family sodium-coupled anion symporter, giving the protein MSTNSVAGKKLLSFLIPLVIGAVIWFIPVPEGLTPAAWHMFAIFAATIAAILTQPLPSGAVMLIALCVVIFSKTLTEAKALSGFASGTVWLIFCAYVLSLGFVTSGLGKRIAYKMLSLFGGSSLGIAYSLGVSDLIMAPAMPSVTARSGGIIFPIARSINDVLGSAPGVTGKRIGDFLTMVCFQFTPITGAIFLTGMAANPLVASLAKSTLGLEITWGGWFISAVVPAMVCFCLMPLLVYKLLDPELKQTPEAKAMGKQSLSELGGMSSNEKKVAIGFVLALVGWGTSLITGLSATSVGLGLAAYLFATGAVSWKSLLNDHAAWDTVIWFSVIISLATGLADLGFIKWMTVKLGSGIQGFGAMEAFIVLGVLYIYVHYLFATATGHVAALYAPFAATAIAAGAPPMMVAICFGIFSNLMWGNTEYGGGPGPIYFAQGYFERPRFYRINLCVVTFNVIIIFAVGMLWWKLLGYY; this is encoded by the coding sequence ATGTCTACAAATTCTGTCGCGGGAAAGAAACTTCTCTCATTTCTGATCCCGCTGGTGATCGGTGCCGTCATTTGGTTTATTCCCGTCCCTGAAGGGTTAACGCCGGCGGCCTGGCATATGTTTGCGATTTTTGCCGCCACTATTGCGGCAATCCTGACCCAGCCGCTCCCTTCGGGGGCGGTCATGCTGATTGCGCTTTGCGTGGTCATCTTTAGCAAAACGTTGACCGAGGCAAAGGCGCTGTCGGGCTTTGCCTCTGGCACGGTATGGCTGATTTTCTGCGCCTACGTGCTTTCGCTGGGGTTTGTCACCTCCGGGCTGGGGAAACGCATTGCCTATAAAATGCTGTCGCTGTTTGGTGGCAGTAGCCTGGGGATCGCCTATTCGCTTGGCGTTTCCGACCTGATTATGGCCCCGGCGATGCCTTCTGTAACGGCGCGTTCCGGCGGGATTATTTTCCCGATCGCCCGCTCAATCAATGACGTGCTCGGTTCGGCGCCCGGCGTGACCGGTAAGCGGATTGGCGATTTCTTAACGATGGTCTGCTTTCAGTTCACGCCGATCACCGGGGCGATATTTTTAACGGGGATGGCGGCGAACCCGTTGGTGGCAAGCCTGGCAAAATCCACGCTGGGTCTGGAGATCACCTGGGGCGGCTGGTTTATTTCCGCCGTCGTTCCGGCGATGGTCTGTTTTTGCCTGATGCCGCTGCTGGTCTACAAGCTGCTGGATCCGGAACTGAAACAGACTCCGGAAGCCAAAGCGATGGGCAAACAGTCGCTGAGCGAACTGGGCGGTATGAGCAGTAATGAGAAAAAAGTAGCCATAGGCTTTGTGCTGGCGCTGGTGGGCTGGGGAACCAGTCTGATAACTGGCCTCTCTGCGACGTCGGTTGGGTTGGGGCTGGCCGCCTATTTGTTTGCGACCGGAGCGGTCAGTTGGAAAAGTCTCCTCAATGACCATGCGGCGTGGGATACGGTGATCTGGTTCAGCGTGATCATCAGCCTGGCGACGGGTCTGGCGGATCTGGGATTCATCAAATGGATGACGGTGAAGCTGGGTAGCGGGATTCAGGGGTTCGGTGCAATGGAAGCCTTCATCGTGCTCGGTGTCTTGTATATCTACGTCCACTACCTGTTTGCTACCGCCACGGGGCACGTTGCCGCGCTGTACGCGCCATTTGCCGCCACGGCGATTGCTGCCGGCGCACCGCCGATGATGGTGGCTATCTGCTTCGGTATCTTCAGTAACCTGATGTGGGGGAACACCGAGTACGGCGGCGGACCCGGTCCTATCTACTTTGCGCAAGGCTATTTCGAGCGACCACGGTTTTACCGAATCAACCTGTGCGTGGTGACCTTCAACGTCATTATCATTTTCGCCGTGGGCATGCTGTGGTGGAAGCTGCTGGGTTACTATTAA
- the dinG gene encoding ATP-dependent DNA helicase DinG: MALTAALKAQIAAWYKALQEQIPDFIPRAPQRQMIADVAKTLTGEEGRHLAIEAPTGVGKTLSYLIPGIAIAREEQKTLVVSTANVALQDQIYSKDLPLLRKIIPDLRFTAAFGRGRYVCPRNLTALASTEPTQQDLLAFLDDELTPNNQEEQKRCAKLKGDLDSYKWDGLRDHTDIAIDDDLWRRLSTDKASCLNRNCHYYRECPFFVARREIQEAEVVVANHALVMAAMESEAVLPDPKNLLLVLDEGHHLPDVARDALEMSAEITAPWYRLQLDLFCKLVATCMEQFRPKTTPPLANPERLNAHCEELYELIASLNNILSLYMPVGQEAEHRFAMGELPDEVMEICQRLAKLTETLRGLAELFLNDLSEKTGSHDVVRLHRAILQMNRALGMFEAQSKLWRLASLAQSSGAPVSKWTTREVRDGQPHVWFHCVGIRVSDQLERLLWRSVPHIIVTSATLRSLNSFSRLQEMSGLKEKAGDRFVALDSPFNHVEQGKIIIPQMRYEPLIDNEEQHIAEMAAYFREQLESKKHSGMLVLFASGRAMQRFLEYVTDLRLLLLVQGDQPRYRLVELHRKRVENGERSVLVGLQSFAEGLDLKGDLLSQVHIHKIAFPPIDSPVVITEGEWLKSLNRYPFEVQSLPAASFNLIQQVGRLIRSHGCWGEVVIYDKRLLTKNYGKRLLEALPVFPIERPAVPDVIVKAKEKAKPTRRRRK, encoded by the coding sequence ATGGCATTAACCGCTGCGCTTAAAGCGCAAATCGCCGCCTGGTATAAGGCGCTTCAGGAACAGATCCCCGACTTTATCCCCCGTGCGCCGCAGCGGCAGATGATTGCCGATGTCGCAAAAACGCTGACCGGAGAAGAAGGGCGTCATCTGGCGATTGAAGCTCCTACCGGAGTGGGGAAAACCCTGTCCTATCTCATTCCCGGCATTGCCATTGCGCGGGAAGAGCAAAAAACGCTGGTGGTCAGTACCGCCAACGTGGCGTTGCAGGATCAGATCTACAGTAAAGATCTGCCGCTACTGCGCAAAATCATTCCCGATCTTCGCTTTACCGCCGCATTTGGTCGCGGGCGCTATGTGTGTCCGCGAAATCTGACGGCGCTGGCCAGTACCGAACCGACGCAGCAGGATCTGCTCGCCTTTCTTGACGATGAACTCACGCCGAACAATCAGGAAGAGCAGAAGCGCTGCGCAAAGCTGAAAGGCGACCTCGACAGCTACAAGTGGGACGGCCTGCGCGATCATACGGATATTGCCATTGACGACGATCTCTGGCGACGACTGAGTACCGATAAAGCCAGTTGCCTTAACCGCAACTGCCACTACTACCGCGAGTGCCCGTTTTTTGTGGCCCGTCGCGAGATTCAGGAAGCGGAAGTGGTGGTGGCAAACCATGCGCTGGTGATGGCGGCGATGGAAAGCGAAGCGGTGTTACCGGACCCGAAAAATCTGCTGCTGGTGCTCGATGAAGGCCATCACCTGCCGGATGTCGCCCGCGATGCGCTGGAAATGAGTGCGGAAATTACCGCCCCCTGGTATCGTCTGCAACTGGATCTGTTTTGCAAACTGGTGGCGACCTGCATGGAGCAGTTTCGCCCCAAAACCACGCCGCCGCTGGCGAATCCGGAGCGTCTGAACGCCCATTGCGAAGAGCTGTATGAACTTATCGCGTCACTTAATAACATTCTCAGTCTGTACATGCCAGTCGGGCAGGAAGCGGAACATCGTTTTGCGATGGGGGAACTGCCGGATGAAGTGATGGAGATTTGCCAGCGTCTGGCGAAGCTCACCGAAACGCTGCGTGGTCTGGCGGAGCTGTTTTTGAACGATCTTAGCGAGAAAACCGGCAGCCATGATGTTGTGCGTTTGCACCGGGCTATTTTGCAGATGAACCGTGCGCTGGGGATGTTTGAAGCGCAGAGCAAACTGTGGCGGCTGGCCTCGCTGGCCCAGTCATCCGGCGCACCGGTGTCGAAATGGACGACACGCGAGGTGCGTGACGGACAACCCCACGTCTGGTTTCACTGCGTAGGGATCCGCGTGAGCGATCAACTGGAGCGGTTACTCTGGCGCAGTGTGCCGCATATTATCGTCACCTCCGCCACGCTGCGTTCACTTAACAGCTTTTCGCGTCTGCAGGAGATGAGCGGCCTGAAGGAAAAAGCCGGAGACCGCTTCGTCGCGCTCGATTCGCCGTTTAACCATGTCGAGCAGGGCAAAATTATTATTCCGCAGATGCGCTATGAGCCGCTGATAGACAACGAAGAGCAGCATATTGCGGAGATGGCTGCCTATTTCCGCGAACAGCTGGAAAGTAAAAAGCATTCCGGCATGCTGGTGCTGTTTGCCAGTGGGCGAGCGATGCAGCGCTTTCTGGAATACGTCACCGATCTGCGCCTGTTGCTGTTGGTCCAGGGTGATCAGCCGCGCTACCGGCTGGTGGAACTGCACCGTAAGCGGGTAGAAAACGGCGAGCGCAGCGTACTGGTTGGGCTGCAATCTTTCGCCGAAGGTCTGGATCTGAAAGGCGATTTACTCAGTCAGGTGCATATCCACAAAATTGCTTTTCCCCCCATCGACAGCCCGGTGGTGATCACCGAAGGCGAGTGGCTTAAAAGTCTCAATCGCTATCCGTTCGAAGTGCAGAGTTTACCCGCCGCCTCGTTTAATCTTATCCAGCAGGTGGGGCGCTTGATCCGTAGCCACGGGTGCTGGGGAGAAGTGGTGATTTATGATAAGCGTCTGTTGACCAAAAATTATGGCAAGCGTTTACTGGAGGCATTACCTGTTTTTCCCATAGAGCGACCCGCTGTGCCAGACGTTAT